A single Brassica rapa cultivar Chiifu-401-42 chromosome A04, CAAS_Brap_v3.01, whole genome shotgun sequence DNA region contains:
- the LOC103864070 gene encoding transcription factor GLABRA 3 isoform X1 translates to MDEETMVTGQNRTSVPENLKKQLAVSIRSIQWSYAIFWSVSASQPGVLEWGDGYYNGDIKTRKTIQASEIKADQLGLRRSEQLRELFESLSIAESSSTGTAVGSQVSRRASAAALSPEDLADTEWYYLVCMSFVFKIGEGMPGRTFANGEPIWLCNAGTADSKVFSRSLLAKSASVNTVICFPFLGGVVEIGTTEHIAEDMNVIQCVKKSFLEAPDSNASILQPISSDYHIDNVLDPQHILGDEIYAPMFGTRPFQATSPTRTTNGFDPEHDQLAEDHDSFMAEGINSQVQSWQHMDDELSNCVHQSLNSSDCVSQTFAEAGARRVSCGARKGRIQRLGHLQEQQKNVKMLSFDPRNDDVHYQSVISTIFKTSHQLILGPQFGNCDKRSSFTRWKKPSPSSSGTASIVAPSQGMLKKIIFEVPRVHQKEKLMLDSPVAGDETANHAVSEKKRREKLNERFLILRSIIPSVNKSDKVSILDDTIEYLQELERRVQELESCRESTDTETRGTIAAKRKKPYDAGERTSANCTNNEIGYVKRTHVGEAEPAETGLTDNLRIRSFGNEVVIELRCVWREGVLLEIMDVISNLHLDSHSVQSSTGDGLLCLTVSCKHKGSKIATPGMIKEALQKVAWIC, encoded by the exons AT GGATGAAGAAACAATGGTTACGGGACAAAACAGAACATCTGTTCCTGAGAATCTGAAAAAACAGCTTGCAGTTTCAATTCGAAGTATTCAATGGAGTTATGCGATCTTTTGGTCTGTCTCTGCTTCTCAGCCTGG AGTGTTAGAATGGGGAGATGGATATTATAACGGAGATATCAAAACGAGGAAGACGATTCAAGCTTCGGAGATCAAAGCTGATCAGCTTGGTTTAAGGAGGAGCGAGCAGCTTAGAGAGCTTTTTGAGTCTCTCTCCATCGCTGAATCTTCTTCCACTGGAACCGCCGTGGGATCTCAGGTCAGTAGACGAGCTTCCGCCGCTGCACTCTCGCCGGAAGATCTCGCCGACACGGAGTGGTACTACTTGGTTTGTATGTCTTTCGTCTTCAAAATCGGTGAAGG aatgCCTGGACGGACGTTTGCAAACGGTGAACCGATATGGCTATGCAATGCTGGTACTGCTGATAGTAAAGTTTTTAGCCGTTCTCTCCTCGCTAAA AGCGCTTCCGTTAATACAGTAATTTGCTTCCCGTTTCTTGGAGGAGTCGTTGAGATCGGTACCACAGAACAC ATTGCAGAGGATATGAACGTAATACAATGCGTGAAGAAATCATTCCTCGAAGCTCCTGATTCAAACGCTTCAATATTACAACCAATATCATCAGATTATCACATAGACAACGTCCTCGATCCGCAACACATCCTAGGAGACGAGATCTATGCTCCTATGTTTGGCACTCGGCCTTTTCAAGCAACTTCCCCGACCAGAACCACCAACGGTTTCGATCCCGAACACGATCAACTAGCGGAAGATCATGATTCGTTCATGGCCGAAGGAATCAACTCTCAAGTACAAAGTTGGCAGCACATGGACGATGAACTCAGCAACTGCGTTCACCAATCGCTAAATTCCAGCGATTGCGTCTCTCAAACGTTTGCTGAAGCAGGGGCTAGACGAGTTTCTTGCGGCGCAAGAAAGGGTAGGATTCAAAGGTTAGGGCATCTCCAAGAGCAACAGAAAAATGTGAAGATGCTATCTTTTGATCCAAGAAACGATGATGTTCATTACCAAAGTGTTATCTCCACAATTTTCAAGACGAGTCACCAGCTAATCCTCGGACCACAGTTCGGAAACTGCGATAAGCGGTCAAGCTTCACAAGGTGGAAGAaaccatcaccatcatcatctggAACCGCATCAATCGTAGCACCATCACAAGGAATGTTGAAGAAGATTATTTTCGAGGTTCCACGAGTGCACCAGAAAGAGAAGCTGATGCTGGATTCACCAGTGGCTGGGGATGAAACCGCGAACCACGCGGTTTCAGAGAAGAAACGGCGGGAGAAACTGAATGAACGGTTCTTGATCTTGAGATCAATCATTCCTTCAGTCAATAAG AGCGATAAAGTATCAATTCTTGATGATACAATTGAGTATCTTCAAGAACTAGAGAGACGGGTTCAAGAACTAGAATCATGCAGAGAATCAACCGATACAGAAACTCGTGGGACAATAGCAGCGAAGAGGAAGAAACCTTATGATGCAGGCGAAAGAACATCAGCTAATTGCACAAACAATGAAATCGGCTACGTGAAAAGAACCCATGTCGGAGAAGCCGAACCAGCAGAAACCGGTTTAACCGATAATTTAAGGATCAGGTCGTTTGGAAACGAGGTGGTAATTGAGCTGAGATGTGTTTGGAGAGAAGGCGTTTTGCTTGAGATAATGGATGTGATTAGTAATCTCCACTTGGATTCGCATTCGGTACAATCCTCGACCGGAGACGGTTTACTCTGCTTAACCGTCAGTTGCAAG CACAAGGGCTCAAAAATTGCCACACCAGGAATGATCAAAGAGGCACTTCAAAAGGTTGCATGGATATGTTGA
- the LOC103864070 gene encoding transcription factor GLABRA 3 isoform X2 encodes MDEETMVTGQNRTSVPENLKKQLAVSIRSIQWSYAIFWSVSASQPGVLEWGDGYYNGDIKTRKTIQASEIKADQLGLRRSEQLRELFESLSIAESSSTGTAVGSQVSRRASAAALSPEDLADTEWYYLVCMSFVFKIGEGMPGRTFANGEPIWLCNAGTADSKVFSRSLLAKSASVNTVICFPFLGGVVEIGTTEHIAEDMNVIQCVKKSFLEAPDSNASILQPISSDYHIDNVLDPQHILGDEIYAPMFGTRPFQATSPTRTTNGFDPEHDQLAEDHDSFMAEGINSQVQSWQHMDDELSNCVHQSLNSSDCVSQTFAEAGARRVSCGARKGRIQRLGHLQEQQKNVKMLSFDPRNDDVHYQSVISTIFKTSHQLILGPQFGNCDKRSSFTRWKKPSPSSSGTASIVAPSQGMLKKIIFEVPRVHQKEKLMLDSPVAGDETANHAVSEKKRREKLNERFLILRSIIPSVNKSDKVSILDDTIEYLQELERRVQELESCRESTDTETRGTIAAKRKKPYDAGERTSANCTNNEIGYVKRTHVGEAEPAETGLTDNLRIRSFGNEVVIELRCVWREGVLLEIMDVISNLHLDSHSVQSSTGDGLLCLTVSCKHKGSKIATPGMIKEALQKVAWIC; translated from the exons aT GGATGAAGAAACAATGGTTACGGGACAAAACAGAACATCTGTTCCTGAGAATCTGAAAAAACAGCTTGCAGTTTCAATTCGAAGTATTCAATGGAGTTATGCGATCTTTTGGTCTGTCTCTGCTTCTCAGCCTGG AGTGTTAGAATGGGGAGATGGATATTATAACGGAGATATCAAAACGAGGAAGACGATTCAAGCTTCGGAGATCAAAGCTGATCAGCTTGGTTTAAGGAGGAGCGAGCAGCTTAGAGAGCTTTTTGAGTCTCTCTCCATCGCTGAATCTTCTTCCACTGGAACCGCCGTGGGATCTCAGGTCAGTAGACGAGCTTCCGCCGCTGCACTCTCGCCGGAAGATCTCGCCGACACGGAGTGGTACTACTTGGTTTGTATGTCTTTCGTCTTCAAAATCGGTGAAGG aatgCCTGGACGGACGTTTGCAAACGGTGAACCGATATGGCTATGCAATGCTGGTACTGCTGATAGTAAAGTTTTTAGCCGTTCTCTCCTCGCTAAA AGCGCTTCCGTTAATACAGTAATTTGCTTCCCGTTTCTTGGAGGAGTCGTTGAGATCGGTACCACAGAACAC ATTGCAGAGGATATGAACGTAATACAATGCGTGAAGAAATCATTCCTCGAAGCTCCTGATTCAAACGCTTCAATATTACAACCAATATCATCAGATTATCACATAGACAACGTCCTCGATCCGCAACACATCCTAGGAGACGAGATCTATGCTCCTATGTTTGGCACTCGGCCTTTTCAAGCAACTTCCCCGACCAGAACCACCAACGGTTTCGATCCCGAACACGATCAACTAGCGGAAGATCATGATTCGTTCATGGCCGAAGGAATCAACTCTCAAGTACAAAGTTGGCAGCACATGGACGATGAACTCAGCAACTGCGTTCACCAATCGCTAAATTCCAGCGATTGCGTCTCTCAAACGTTTGCTGAAGCAGGGGCTAGACGAGTTTCTTGCGGCGCAAGAAAGGGTAGGATTCAAAGGTTAGGGCATCTCCAAGAGCAACAGAAAAATGTGAAGATGCTATCTTTTGATCCAAGAAACGATGATGTTCATTACCAAAGTGTTATCTCCACAATTTTCAAGACGAGTCACCAGCTAATCCTCGGACCACAGTTCGGAAACTGCGATAAGCGGTCAAGCTTCACAAGGTGGAAGAaaccatcaccatcatcatctggAACCGCATCAATCGTAGCACCATCACAAGGAATGTTGAAGAAGATTATTTTCGAGGTTCCACGAGTGCACCAGAAAGAGAAGCTGATGCTGGATTCACCAGTGGCTGGGGATGAAACCGCGAACCACGCGGTTTCAGAGAAGAAACGGCGGGAGAAACTGAATGAACGGTTCTTGATCTTGAGATCAATCATTCCTTCAGTCAATAAG AGCGATAAAGTATCAATTCTTGATGATACAATTGAGTATCTTCAAGAACTAGAGAGACGGGTTCAAGAACTAGAATCATGCAGAGAATCAACCGATACAGAAACTCGTGGGACAATAGCAGCGAAGAGGAAGAAACCTTATGATGCAGGCGAAAGAACATCAGCTAATTGCACAAACAATGAAATCGGCTACGTGAAAAGAACCCATGTCGGAGAAGCCGAACCAGCAGAAACCGGTTTAACCGATAATTTAAGGATCAGGTCGTTTGGAAACGAGGTGGTAATTGAGCTGAGATGTGTTTGGAGAGAAGGCGTTTTGCTTGAGATAATGGATGTGATTAGTAATCTCCACTTGGATTCGCATTCGGTACAATCCTCGACCGGAGACGGTTTACTCTGCTTAACCGTCAGTTGCAAG CACAAGGGCTCAAAAATTGCCACACCAGGAATGATCAAAGAGGCACTTCAAAAGGTTGCATGGATATGTTGA